In Sporichthya polymorpha DSM 43042, a genomic segment contains:
- a CDS encoding SRPBCC family protein: MRYRDCPTTECSTRVAAPPDAVWELVTDIALPARFSPELKAAEWLDGATGVAVGNRFCGHNCNDVMGDWTTTCLVSEVEDGRRWVWQVVHEDGAVSSSWGFEVEPGRDATTVRQWGRMGPAPSGLTPAILAMPDKEGRIIARRLEEWRAGMTANLDGIAQLLGPK, translated from the coding sequence GTGCGGTACCGCGACTGTCCGACGACGGAGTGTTCGACGCGCGTGGCCGCCCCGCCCGACGCGGTCTGGGAGCTGGTCACCGACATCGCGCTGCCGGCGCGCTTCTCGCCCGAGCTCAAGGCCGCCGAGTGGCTCGACGGGGCCACCGGCGTCGCGGTCGGCAACCGCTTCTGCGGCCACAACTGCAACGACGTCATGGGCGACTGGACCACGACCTGCCTGGTCAGCGAGGTGGAGGACGGCCGGCGCTGGGTCTGGCAGGTCGTCCACGAGGACGGCGCGGTGAGCTCGTCCTGGGGCTTCGAGGTCGAGCCCGGGCGGGACGCGACGACCGTCCGCCAGTGGGGGCGCATGGGCCCGGCACCCTCCGGCCTGACGCCCGCGATCCTCGCGATGCCGGACAAGGAGGGCCGCATCATCGCTCGGCGTCTGGAGGAGTGGCGCGCCGGGATGACGGCCAACCTGGACGGCATCGCCCAGCTTCTCGGCCCGAAGTAG
- the rnhA gene encoding ribonuclease HI, giving the protein MNVVIHTDGGCTPNPGPGGWGAVLRYGDHMRELFGGDPGTTTNNRMELTAPIMALEALTRPVVVQLYTDSTYVRNGITSWMRSWERNGWLTAAKQPVKNVDLWQRLQSACDQHEVHWHWVKGHDGVADNELADQLATRGMLAAMAVSP; this is encoded by the coding sequence ATGAACGTCGTCATTCACACCGACGGCGGCTGCACGCCCAACCCGGGCCCCGGCGGTTGGGGTGCGGTGCTGCGCTACGGCGACCACATGCGCGAGCTCTTCGGTGGGGACCCGGGCACCACGACCAACAACCGCATGGAGCTCACCGCGCCGATCATGGCGCTGGAGGCGCTCACCCGGCCGGTGGTCGTGCAGCTGTACACGGACTCCACGTACGTCCGGAACGGGATCACCAGCTGGATGCGCTCGTGGGAGCGCAACGGCTGGCTGACTGCGGCCAAGCAGCCGGTCAAGAACGTCGACCTGTGGCAGCGGCTTCAGTCCGCGTGCGACCAGCACGAGGTGCACTGGCACTGGGTCAAGGGCCACGACGGCGTCGCCGACAACGAGCTCGCGGACCAGCTCGCCACCCGCGGCATGCTCGCCGCGATGGCCGTCAGCCCGTGA
- a CDS encoding type II toxin-antitoxin system RelE/ParE family toxin, giving the protein MTGRRLVFRPGVAGDLAEILDYYGSRDPGLPARFRARLAEQFDRLESFPESGVSIRIRSWCWLW; this is encoded by the coding sequence GTGACGGGCCGTCGCCTGGTCTTTCGCCCGGGCGTGGCGGGAGACCTCGCCGAGATCCTGGACTACTACGGAAGCCGCGACCCGGGTCTGCCCGCACGATTCCGCGCCCGGCTGGCCGAACAGTTCGATCGGCTCGAGTCGTTCCCCGAGTCCGGCGTCTCGATCAGGATCAGATCCTGGTGCTGGCTGTGGTGA
- a CDS encoding MFS transporter, which translates to MSAIDVATNDAPPQAGRKEWVGLAVLALACLLYVMDLTVLHLAVPEISEDLNPTSTELLWIIDVYGFMVAGALVVMGTLGDRIGRRKLLMIGAVCFGLTSILAAFSNSAEMLIVSRALLGLSGATIAPSTLSLIFHMFPDPKQRGIAIAWWIAAFSAGSVVGPVVGGTMLEFFWWGSVFLLALPVMGALLVLGPRVLPEYKDPNAGRLDVLSAAMSVVAVLGVVYGIKEIAAHGYSDTANVSITVGLLVGVAWVYRQQRLENPMIDVSLFAVRSFNSALTVNFFAIFMMVGYFIFVFQYLQLVLGLSPLEAGLWGLPGAAGFVVTSQMTPRLAHRVTPPQLVGTGLAVAALGLYVLIGVSADNGDRGLAIAVIGSVIISLGMGPVFGLTTELIVGSAPPEKAGAASGISETAAELGGALGIAIFGSVGVTMYRNGLDEMPAGVPPEAAADARDTLGGAVAAAADLPADVAYALLDMADHAFVDGMRLSTAIAAVLATFVAGFAFFGLKPAAQAAVEHGHLVPPAEPEETVPDVADRDLSQTKVNV; encoded by the coding sequence GTGTCAGCCATCGACGTCGCCACGAACGACGCCCCGCCCCAGGCCGGGCGCAAGGAGTGGGTCGGCCTGGCCGTGCTTGCCCTGGCGTGCCTGCTCTACGTCATGGACCTCACCGTCCTGCACCTCGCGGTGCCGGAGATCTCCGAGGACCTGAACCCCACGAGCACCGAGCTGCTCTGGATCATCGACGTCTACGGCTTCATGGTCGCGGGCGCGCTGGTCGTCATGGGGACGCTCGGCGACCGGATCGGTCGCCGCAAGCTGCTGATGATCGGCGCCGTCTGCTTCGGCCTGACCTCGATCCTCGCCGCGTTCTCCAACAGCGCGGAGATGCTCATCGTCAGCCGCGCGCTGCTCGGCCTGTCCGGCGCGACGATCGCCCCGTCGACGCTGTCGCTGATCTTCCACATGTTCCCCGACCCCAAGCAGCGCGGGATCGCGATCGCGTGGTGGATCGCGGCGTTCTCCGCCGGCTCCGTCGTCGGTCCGGTCGTCGGCGGCACGATGCTCGAGTTCTTCTGGTGGGGCTCGGTGTTCCTGCTCGCCCTGCCGGTCATGGGTGCGTTGCTGGTCCTCGGGCCGCGCGTCCTGCCCGAGTACAAGGACCCGAACGCGGGCCGCCTCGACGTGCTCAGCGCGGCCATGTCGGTCGTCGCCGTCCTCGGCGTCGTCTACGGCATCAAGGAGATCGCGGCGCACGGGTACTCCGATACCGCGAACGTCTCGATCACGGTCGGTCTGCTCGTCGGCGTGGCCTGGGTCTACCGGCAGCAGCGGCTCGAGAACCCGATGATCGACGTGAGCCTGTTCGCCGTGCGCTCGTTCAACAGCGCGCTGACGGTGAACTTCTTCGCGATCTTCATGATGGTCGGGTACTTCATCTTCGTCTTCCAGTACCTGCAGCTCGTGCTCGGGCTCTCACCGCTGGAGGCGGGGCTCTGGGGTCTGCCCGGGGCCGCCGGCTTCGTCGTCACCTCGCAGATGACGCCCCGTCTGGCGCACCGCGTCACCCCGCCGCAGCTCGTCGGCACGGGTCTGGCCGTGGCGGCGCTCGGCCTCTACGTCCTGATCGGCGTCAGCGCCGACAACGGCGACCGGGGCCTGGCGATCGCGGTGATCGGTTCGGTGATCATCTCCCTCGGCATGGGTCCGGTCTTCGGTCTGACGACCGAGCTGATCGTCGGCTCCGCGCCGCCGGAGAAGGCCGGTGCGGCCTCGGGCATCTCCGAGACCGCGGCCGAGCTCGGTGGTGCGCTGGGCATCGCGATCTTCGGCAGCGTCGGCGTGACGATGTACCGCAACGGGCTGGACGAGATGCCGGCCGGCGTTCCCCCGGAGGCGGCGGCCGACGCCCGCGACACCCTCGGTGGTGCCGTGGCCGCGGCCGCGGACCTGCCCGCGGACGTCGCTTACGCGCTGCTCGACATGGCCGACCACGCGTTCGTCGACGGCATGCGGCTCTCGACCGCGATCGCGGCGGTGCTCGCGACCTTCGTCGCCGGCTTCGCGTTCTTCGGCCTCAAGCCCGCGGCCCAGGCGGCCGTCGAGCACGGCCACCTCGTGCCTCCGGCCGAGCCGGAGGAGACCGTTCCCGACGTCGCCGACCGTGACCTGTCCCAGACCAAAGTGAACGTTTAG
- a CDS encoding serine hydrolase domain-containing protein: MRIPRRVPALVLAAGTALALLPPPPADAWSPQCAPDAAGYERAGAAAVGLDADALRDAVDYWVNEGAESLKVFRHGCLVAEGTLDPAVERIPRQNWSQTKTISALVAGVAVRRGVIDVDDPIGKHLPPGIGDAEHRAITVRHILTMTTGLELRPMFAMALNADLIGPQDAMAIRMRHRPGEYFEYDQNAASLLNWVVESALRRAGVAPNFLTFARDEFFTPLGIPADAYVWQTDRAGTPMTHANLHLRPLEFGRIGDLMRRQGLVGDRRLIDAEYLEMLRTGTTANCGYGFMTWLNGCTGNQRQVNASIITRREIRPARSWIASAPADMYYTWGAHGQHVFVIPSLDLVITRAGERSPDNSSDTAKLDENLIWNGSQKAGYEEFFRRLMIAVRAS, translated from the coding sequence ATGAGGATCCCGCGCCGCGTCCCCGCCCTGGTGCTGGCGGCCGGGACCGCGCTCGCGCTCCTCCCGCCGCCGCCGGCGGATGCGTGGTCCCCGCAGTGCGCCCCGGACGCGGCCGGCTACGAGCGCGCCGGCGCCGCGGCCGTCGGGCTGGACGCCGACGCTCTGCGCGACGCCGTCGACTACTGGGTGAACGAGGGCGCCGAGAGCCTCAAGGTCTTCCGCCACGGCTGCCTGGTCGCCGAGGGGACGCTCGACCCGGCCGTCGAGCGGATCCCGCGGCAGAACTGGAGCCAGACGAAGACGATCTCGGCGCTGGTCGCCGGCGTCGCGGTGCGTCGCGGCGTGATCGACGTCGACGACCCGATCGGCAAGCACCTGCCGCCGGGGATCGGTGACGCCGAGCACCGGGCGATCACCGTCCGGCACATCCTGACGATGACCACCGGCCTGGAGCTACGGCCGATGTTCGCGATGGCGCTGAACGCGGACCTGATCGGCCCTCAGGACGCGATGGCGATCCGCATGCGCCACCGCCCGGGGGAGTACTTCGAGTACGACCAGAACGCGGCCTCGCTGCTGAACTGGGTCGTCGAGTCCGCGCTTCGGCGGGCGGGCGTGGCACCGAACTTCCTCACCTTCGCGCGGGACGAGTTCTTCACCCCGCTCGGCATCCCCGCAGACGCCTACGTGTGGCAGACCGACCGCGCCGGCACCCCGATGACGCACGCGAACCTGCACCTGCGACCGCTGGAGTTCGGCCGCATCGGTGACCTGATGCGGCGTCAGGGTCTCGTCGGCGATCGGCGGTTGATCGACGCCGAGTACCTGGAGATGCTCCGCACCGGCACGACCGCGAACTGCGGCTACGGGTTCATGACCTGGCTCAACGGCTGCACCGGGAACCAGCGCCAGGTCAACGCCTCGATCATCACCCGGCGGGAGATCCGCCCGGCCCGTTCGTGGATCGCGTCCGCCCCCGCGGACATGTACTACACCTGGGGAGCCCACGGGCAGCACGTGTTCGTCATCCCGAGCCTCGACCTCGTGATCACCCGCGCCGGCGAGCGCTCCCCGGACAACAGCTCCGACACCGCGAAGCTCGACGAGAACCTGATCTGGAACGGCAGCCAGAAGGCCGGCTACGAGGAGTTCTTCCGGCGTCTGATGATCGCGGTCCGCGCGTCTTGA
- a CDS encoding SGNH/GDSL hydrolase family protein, giving the protein MTARSAKPRSLVVATVTALLAVLAPPAVAAAVPEMPAPQRVTAAALGDSITRGFNACGFYRDCPKRSWSTGGDSSVRSHAQRLQDATGVRIRAVNLARSGARAAALADQAAQAVEAGARYVTVEIGANDVCVASEDRMTPVEEYRASIRAGLEVLRSGAPQARVLVASIPDVGRLWEIGKGRWQVRQVWSRLDVCPSMLAHPTSERREDVERRERVRTRVKQFNAVLEAECAAYGPQCRYDGGAVFRARFQLGQVSKWDFFHPSTSGQRLLAEVSWKAGFFAAEPVRTGGA; this is encoded by the coding sequence ATGACAGCACGTTCGGCGAAACCGCGTTCGTTGGTGGTCGCCACGGTGACGGCGTTGCTCGCCGTCCTGGCCCCGCCCGCGGTGGCGGCCGCGGTGCCGGAGATGCCCGCGCCGCAGCGCGTCACCGCCGCCGCGCTCGGGGACTCGATCACCCGCGGCTTCAACGCGTGCGGGTTCTACCGCGACTGCCCGAAGCGGTCGTGGAGCACCGGCGGCGACTCGTCCGTCCGCAGCCACGCCCAGCGGCTGCAGGACGCGACCGGCGTGCGGATCCGGGCGGTCAACCTGGCCCGCAGCGGGGCCCGTGCGGCCGCGCTGGCCGACCAGGCGGCGCAGGCCGTCGAGGCCGGGGCGCGGTACGTGACGGTCGAGATCGGCGCGAACGACGTCTGCGTCGCCTCCGAGGACCGGATGACGCCGGTGGAGGAGTACCGCGCCTCGATCCGCGCGGGCCTGGAGGTCCTGCGCTCGGGGGCTCCGCAGGCGCGGGTACTGGTGGCGAGCATCCCGGACGTCGGCCGGCTGTGGGAGATCGGCAAGGGCCGCTGGCAGGTCCGTCAGGTGTGGAGCCGGCTCGACGTCTGCCCGTCGATGCTCGCGCATCCCACATCCGAGCGCCGGGAGGACGTCGAGCGCCGCGAGCGCGTCCGGACGCGGGTGAAGCAGTTCAACGCGGTGCTCGAGGCCGAGTGCGCCGCGTACGGGCCGCAGTGCCGCTACGACGGCGGGGCCGTGTTCCGGGCCCGGTTTCAACTCGGCCAGGTCAGCAAGTGGGACTTCTTCCACCCGAGCACCTCCGGCCAGCGCCTGCTGGCGGAGGTGAGCTGGAAGGCGGGGTTCTTCGCGGCCGAACCGGTCCGGACCGGCGGTGCGTAG
- a CDS encoding GNAT family N-acetyltransferase, producing the protein MTMAEPTTLVLTPTPYDDPVAAGLIEAVQQVYVARYGGRDATPVDAAEFAPPRGLFLVGRLGGEPIACGGWRIVSPGLAELKRMYVASGFRGRGLSRILLAALEDSARRVGITRIRLETGHRQPEAIRLYETSGYTVIEKFGVYRHDPGSTCFGKSLV; encoded by the coding sequence ATGACGATGGCTGAGCCGACCACCCTGGTCCTCACGCCCACCCCGTACGACGACCCCGTGGCAGCCGGTCTCATCGAGGCCGTTCAGCAGGTGTACGTGGCGCGCTACGGCGGTCGGGACGCGACCCCCGTGGACGCCGCGGAGTTCGCCCCGCCCCGCGGCCTGTTCCTCGTCGGCCGTCTCGGCGGCGAGCCGATCGCCTGCGGCGGCTGGCGCATCGTCTCCCCGGGCCTCGCCGAACTCAAGCGCATGTACGTCGCGTCCGGCTTCCGCGGACGCGGGCTGTCCCGCATCCTGCTCGCCGCGCTGGAGGACTCCGCCCGCCGAGTCGGGATCACTCGCATCCGTCTCGAGACCGGCCATCGCCAGCCCGAGGCCATCCGGCTCTACGAGACCAGCGGCTACACCGTCATCGAGAAGTTCGGCGTCTACCGCCACGACCCCGGCTCCACCTGCTTCGGGAAGTCGCTGGTCTGA
- the ychF gene encoding redox-regulated ATPase YchF produces MSLTIGIVGLPNVGKSTLFNALTKNDVLAANYPFATIEPNVGVVGVPDDRLAKLAEIFGSAKIIPATVSFVDIAGIVKGASEGQGLGNKFLANIRESDAICQVIRVFNDPDVVHVDGVVSPKADMETINTELILADLQTIEKVLPRLQKETRLSKDLAKANAATLDAVLAAQEVLNSGRTIYSAGLDPAPLRELHLLTAKPFLYVFNMDSGELGDEALKSELRDLVAPSEAIFLDAKIESELIELDEDEALELLQSTGQEESGLNLLARVGFATLGLQTYLTAGPKEARAWTIHQGDTAPEAAGVIHSDFQRGFIKAEVVAFDDLVAAGSMAEAKARGQVRIEGKDYVMRDGDVVEFRFNV; encoded by the coding sequence GTGAGTCTCACCATCGGGATCGTCGGCCTGCCCAACGTCGGCAAGTCCACCCTCTTCAACGCCCTGACCAAGAACGACGTGCTCGCGGCGAACTACCCGTTCGCGACGATCGAGCCGAACGTCGGCGTCGTGGGCGTCCCGGACGACCGGCTGGCCAAGCTGGCGGAGATCTTCGGTTCGGCCAAGATCATTCCCGCCACCGTGAGCTTCGTCGACATCGCCGGCATCGTGAAGGGTGCCTCCGAGGGCCAGGGCCTCGGCAACAAGTTCCTCGCGAACATCCGTGAGTCCGACGCGATCTGCCAGGTGATCCGGGTCTTCAACGACCCCGACGTCGTCCACGTCGACGGCGTCGTGTCGCCGAAGGCCGACATGGAGACGATCAACACCGAGCTGATCCTCGCCGACCTCCAGACGATCGAGAAGGTCCTGCCGCGCCTGCAGAAGGAGACGCGGCTCTCGAAGGACCTGGCGAAGGCGAACGCCGCGACCCTCGACGCCGTCCTGGCCGCGCAGGAGGTCCTGAACTCCGGGCGCACCATCTACTCCGCGGGCCTCGACCCCGCGCCCCTGCGCGAGCTTCACCTCCTGACGGCGAAGCCGTTCCTCTACGTCTTCAACATGGACTCCGGCGAGCTCGGCGACGAGGCCCTCAAGTCCGAGCTGCGTGACCTGGTCGCCCCGAGCGAGGCGATCTTCCTCGACGCGAAGATCGAGTCCGAGCTCATCGAGCTCGACGAGGACGAGGCCCTCGAGCTGCTCCAGTCCACGGGTCAGGAGGAGTCGGGCCTGAACCTGCTCGCCCGCGTCGGCTTCGCGACCCTCGGCCTGCAGACCTATCTGACGGCGGGTCCGAAAGAAGCCCGGGCCTGGACCATCCACCAGGGCGACACCGCCCCCGAGGCCGCCGGCGTCATCCACTCCGACTTCCAGCGCGGCTTCATCAAGGCCGAGGTCGTCGCCTTCGACGACCTCGTCGCCGCCGGCTCCATGGCCGAGGCCAAAGCCCGCGGCCAGGTCCGCATCGAGGGCAAGGACTACGTCATGCGCGACGGCGACGTCGTCGAGTTCAGGTTCAACGTTTAG
- a CDS encoding LLM class flavin-dependent oxidoreductase, with protein sequence MRVGALVQPQVPGAVEFARRAEALGVASLWTPETWGYDALTGLAWIAAHTRTLEVGTFVVQLGSRSPALLASSALSLQALSAGRFRLGIGVSGPGVMEGWHGVRFSRPVQTTRETIEIVRQVARGEKLVHPGEVYPLPLPDSRGKAITPDLGPAHVPIYVAALGPRNLAVTGELADGWLGNAFVPEQAQVFLGPIAEGAARAGRALADLDLVAPVALEIAIDEADAARRVRRHADGYAFTIGAMGSGSTNFYNEAFTRLGYGDEVAEVARLWKERRRDEAAAAVPLALGALTNLVGTREQIASRVTEYQKAGITTLLAKTSGSWDEQLAALRVLVELTG encoded by the coding sequence GTGCGGGTCGGCGCGCTGGTGCAGCCCCAGGTCCCCGGAGCCGTCGAGTTCGCGCGGCGGGCGGAGGCTCTCGGCGTCGCGTCGTTGTGGACCCCGGAGACGTGGGGCTACGACGCCCTCACCGGCCTGGCGTGGATCGCCGCGCACACGCGCACTCTCGAGGTCGGCACCTTCGTCGTGCAGCTCGGCTCGCGCAGCCCCGCGCTGCTGGCGTCCTCGGCGCTGAGCCTGCAGGCGCTGTCGGCCGGGCGGTTCCGGCTCGGCATCGGGGTCTCCGGCCCCGGCGTGATGGAGGGCTGGCACGGCGTCCGGTTCTCACGGCCCGTGCAGACGACGCGGGAGACGATCGAGATCGTCCGGCAGGTCGCCCGCGGCGAGAAGCTCGTGCACCCCGGCGAGGTGTACCCGCTCCCCCTGCCGGACAGCCGCGGGAAGGCGATCACCCCGGACCTGGGGCCCGCGCACGTCCCGATCTACGTCGCCGCCCTCGGGCCGCGGAACCTCGCGGTCACCGGCGAACTGGCGGACGGCTGGCTCGGCAACGCCTTCGTCCCCGAGCAGGCGCAGGTGTTCCTCGGTCCGATCGCCGAGGGCGCCGCCCGGGCCGGCCGCGCGCTCGCCGACCTCGACCTCGTCGCGCCGGTCGCGCTGGAGATCGCGATCGACGAGGCTGACGCCGCCCGCCGCGTCCGCCGGCACGCGGACGGGTACGCGTTCACGATCGGCGCGATGGGATCCGGCTCGACGAACTTCTACAACGAGGCCTTCACCCGGCTCGGGTACGGCGACGAGGTGGCCGAGGTCGCCCGGCTGTGGAAGGAGAGGCGCCGCGACGAGGCGGCCGCCGCGGTCCCTCTCGCGCTCGGGGCGCTGACCAATCTCGTCGGGACGCGGGAGCAGATCGCGTCGCGGGTGACGGAGTATCAGAAAGCGGGGATCACGACGTTGCTGGCGAAGACGTCCGGCTCGTGGGACGAGCAGCTCGCGGCGCTGCGGGTGCTCGTGGAGCTCACGGGCTGA
- a CDS encoding 4a-hydroxytetrahydrobiopterin dehydratase, translated as MVALLSEDDVAAGLADLNGWTGDTTEIRRSYAAPDFPTAIRLVDAVAVAAEEMDHHPDMDIRWRTVHFTISTHSAGGVTELDLTLARKIDEAAAGLGAA; from the coding sequence ATGGTCGCACTGCTGAGCGAGGACGACGTCGCGGCCGGGCTGGCCGACCTGAACGGCTGGACCGGCGACACCACCGAGATCCGCCGCTCCTACGCGGCGCCCGACTTTCCGACCGCGATCCGGCTCGTCGACGCGGTCGCCGTCGCCGCCGAGGAGATGGACCACCACCCGGACATGGACATCCGCTGGCGGACCGTCCACTTCACGATCTCCACGCACTCCGCCGGCGGGGTCACCGAGCTCGACCTGACGCTCGCACGGAAGATCGACGAGGCCGCCGCGGGCCTCGGCGCCGCCTGA
- a CDS encoding addiction module protein, which produces MVNPALRSAIDAMSVDERLELVEYIESTVEASPISVSEEQKAAIRSRAAELAADPSNGLTREELDARIGERWK; this is translated from the coding sequence ATGGTGAACCCCGCCCTGCGGTCAGCGATCGATGCCATGAGCGTCGATGAGCGGCTGGAGCTCGTCGAGTACATCGAGAGCACCGTCGAAGCGTCACCGATCTCGGTGAGCGAGGAGCAGAAGGCGGCCATCCGGTCCCGTGCCGCAGAGCTGGCAGCGGACCCTTCGAATGGCCTGACCCGCGAAGAGCTCGATGCCAGGATCGGCGAGCGCTGGAAGTGA
- a CDS encoding LuxR C-terminal-related transcriptional regulator, whose amino-acid sequence MGAATTAVVRQAVRQRLGLLQELTGLPVVFGGAVEDDGTGKPAVVISQVSGLRTPALEGLVVHPGTGLGGKAVAGGRAVVVDDYTGSRLITHEYDRAVQHEGLVSALAAPVRHSDEVVAVLYAASRSQPLGESAIRAAEHVARTVERDLEHMLPAADRTNGVPTGVVAELRAVAEALGPSPLRPRLERAVLALTRDDAEPASADGPSPLTTRQAQILRLVGDGLTNREIAERTGLADATVKTYVHDAMRRLEAHTRTRAVFIARSRGLL is encoded by the coding sequence GTGGGCGCAGCGACGACGGCGGTGGTCCGCCAGGCGGTGCGGCAACGTCTCGGTCTGCTGCAGGAGCTCACCGGTCTCCCGGTGGTGTTCGGCGGTGCGGTGGAGGACGACGGCACCGGGAAGCCGGCGGTCGTCATCAGTCAGGTCTCGGGTCTGCGGACGCCCGCGCTCGAAGGTCTCGTGGTGCATCCCGGCACGGGGCTCGGGGGCAAGGCCGTCGCCGGCGGCCGGGCCGTTGTCGTGGACGACTACACCGGCTCCCGCCTGATCACCCACGAGTACGACCGCGCGGTGCAGCACGAAGGGCTCGTCTCGGCCCTCGCGGCGCCCGTCCGGCACTCCGACGAGGTCGTCGCGGTCCTGTACGCGGCGTCCCGCTCCCAGCCGCTGGGGGAGTCGGCCATCCGCGCCGCGGAACACGTCGCCCGGACCGTCGAGCGCGACCTCGAGCACATGCTTCCCGCCGCCGACCGGACCAACGGCGTGCCCACCGGTGTCGTCGCCGAACTGCGCGCCGTCGCCGAGGCGCTCGGCCCGAGCCCCCTGCGCCCCCGCCTGGAGCGCGCCGTCCTCGCCCTCACCCGGGACGACGCCGAACCGGCTTCGGCCGACGGCCCGAGCCCGTTGACGACCCGTCAGGCCCAGATCCTCCGGCTCGTCGGCGACGGCCTGACCAACCGTGAGATCGCGGAGCGCACCGGTCTCGCCGACGCGACGGTCAAGACCTACGTCCACGACGCGATGCGCCGCCTCGAAGCCCATACCCGGACCCGGGCCGTCTTCATCGCCCGGAGTCGCGGGCTGCTCTGA
- a CDS encoding (deoxy)nucleoside triphosphate pyrophosphohydrolase, giving the protein MPQIVVGAAIVRRGQLLGARRSAPATLVGGWELPGGKVEPGESELAALVRECREELGVEIAPGARVPGEWALGPNLMLRVYLAEIVTGEPAPLEDHDELRWLGAADLFAVPWLPADVPAVTAVSALADLA; this is encoded by the coding sequence GTGCCGCAGATCGTCGTCGGCGCGGCGATCGTGCGCCGCGGGCAGCTCCTCGGCGCACGCCGGAGTGCCCCGGCCACGCTCGTCGGCGGCTGGGAGCTCCCCGGCGGGAAGGTCGAGCCGGGGGAGAGCGAACTCGCGGCCCTGGTCCGCGAGTGCCGGGAGGAACTCGGCGTCGAGATCGCGCCGGGCGCCCGGGTGCCCGGGGAGTGGGCGCTGGGGCCGAATCTGATGCTCCGCGTCTACCTCGCGGAGATCGTCACCGGCGAGCCGGCCCCGCTGGAGGACCACGACGAGCTGCGCTGGCTCGGCGCCGCCGACCTGTTCGCGGTGCCGTGGCTGCCCGCGGACGTCCCGGCGGTCACCGCGGTCTCGGCTCTTGCGGATCTGGCCTGA
- a CDS encoding TetR/AcrR family transcriptional regulator produces the protein MAPRGQTRQKMLVATIEVMRERGAAGVTVDEVLARSGAPRGSVYHHFPAGRTQLIDEALTYAGETFTGMLERAAQKGPDAVLTRLVTFWTRVLEDSDFRAGCPVVPTAGDAGPDGAALTAKAAGILTGWCRTIAAAFTADGWSATEADALATTVMSGITGAVGLCRASRSIDPLFAVSEQLRALIVARTLLARA, from the coding sequence ATGGCCCCGCGCGGACAGACCCGGCAGAAGATGCTGGTCGCGACCATCGAGGTGATGCGTGAACGCGGCGCCGCGGGCGTGACCGTCGACGAGGTGCTCGCGCGCAGCGGGGCCCCGCGCGGGTCGGTCTACCACCACTTCCCGGCGGGCCGGACCCAGCTGATCGACGAGGCGCTCACCTACGCCGGCGAGACCTTCACGGGGATGCTCGAGCGTGCGGCGCAGAAGGGCCCCGACGCGGTCCTGACCCGGCTGGTCACCTTCTGGACCCGCGTCCTGGAGGACTCCGACTTTCGCGCCGGCTGCCCGGTCGTCCCGACCGCCGGGGACGCCGGCCCCGACGGCGCGGCCCTGACGGCGAAGGCCGCCGGGATCCTCACCGGCTGGTGCCGCACCATCGCCGCCGCATTCACCGCTGACGGATGGTCAGCGACCGAGGCCGACGCTCTCGCGACGACCGTGATGTCCGGAATCACCGGCGCCGTCGGGCTCTGCCGGGCCTCGCGCTCGATCGATCCCCTCTTCGCCGTGAGCGAGCAGCTTCGCGCCCTGATCGTCGCCCGGACCCTGCTCGCGCGAGCCTGA
- a CDS encoding TIGR00725 family protein — MTEQSSRAAAARRQIAVVGPEEADERELQLARGVGRLLAVGGAVVVTGGLGGVMHGACEGAHLGEGLTLGLLPGTDRRTANPFVDVAVATGLGQGRNLLVVQTADAVVAIGRSPGTLSEIALAVRLGKPVVLLASYPHEDLLPGCVPAGSPKEAAEEALRLAAGGV; from the coding sequence GTGACCGAGCAGAGCAGCCGCGCCGCGGCGGCACGGCGTCAGATCGCCGTCGTCGGCCCCGAGGAGGCCGACGAGCGGGAGCTCCAGCTCGCCCGCGGCGTCGGCCGGCTTCTCGCGGTGGGCGGTGCGGTCGTCGTCACCGGCGGCCTCGGCGGCGTCATGCACGGGGCCTGCGAGGGCGCGCACCTCGGTGAGGGCCTGACGCTCGGCCTGCTGCCCGGAACCGACCGCCGGACCGCCAACCCCTTCGTCGACGTCGCCGTGGCCACCGGGCTCGGCCAGGGCCGCAACCTGCTCGTCGTCCAGACCGCCGACGCCGTCGTCGCGATCGGCCGCAGCCCGGGGACGCTGAGCGAGATCGCGCTCGCCGTCCGCCTCGGCAAGCCCGTGGTGCTGCTCGCGAGCTACCCGCACGAGGACCTGCTCCCCGGCTGCGTTCCCGCCGGTTCGCCCAAGGAGGCGGCGGAGGAGGCCCTGCGCCTGGCCGCGGGCGGCGTCTGA